A genome region from Gardnerella vaginalis includes the following:
- a CDS encoding ABC transporter ATP-binding protein gives MIGRFFAFVPGVKHLVVLRAACLAISSLANIGFVYVCVGILSPVLIPAKYTGKSLLSSVELTSYLISLVGILIVKYIAFHQSCTISTEIGTRVSMKLRPKMLRSMLSLSSSKKWSKGYSSICVNDDVEWVQRWSGLLLPQIIAAFPMPFAVSVAMFSINSYVATICVFASIFSTLALVSALADVRVLWRCLCVFLTYLMTGVAIISTVWLLSVKSVGLPAAMLTLPLLMLSVDPIRRVANCMHIKNRAVLGLNNISDLFKSVASSKVHSSNLDSVESSASADSIDFSDNKKSLSIPDGASNVSLHVRCNFTENNKPLRASFNISSGKLNVMPKEYYELFTNNVLNGVVFSDKSDVALSYSDRYGFPEVDVESPFVVSDFGDISGNSTYVSLNNANPGAIADLVTIVRSNSHLFSATLRENLLMASSNATTTSMWQALRTAHVDGVVYADYNGLDLRVDNIQVENKQDIFRRIIMARALIRRTPVYIFDYSSSDISSDEAKNLCDILRHVAKKATILVFLPDDNYVSKADNLVHVSVYHNSHYTSSSAISSYAENLADGSVDKANKVDEYAKSFDKNSNKNFNNAKHEGLLKDLAHESKSTISSLKKAFFAILSAFSTAINIVCAVLIPVCTFAAMFAIANRPLFGLAMQEYVLIVSVCACLRCITLVTSFAGVDLHHAHLHKAGLSMSVGMVLSIIPAIVLLCYFDIQIAIFAVVICSLIVFIIPGLFRLRLRSFIKKVHSEQKMVELEVDDVELGIDEVLAFRQGEHCVKRVVDSMRKLSQQRVRLSRKVGRMQAILMSVALIGIANTIMLVSNTIHPIVTKNPQWNVVYAVMAIIVLISLIQQVLDVVIRRIPWVVDINHAVRS, from the coding sequence ATGATTGGTCGTTTCTTCGCTTTTGTTCCAGGTGTTAAGCACTTGGTTGTTTTAAGAGCGGCATGTCTTGCTATATCTTCTCTTGCGAATATTGGTTTTGTGTATGTTTGTGTTGGAATTCTTTCGCCAGTGCTTATTCCTGCAAAATATACTGGCAAATCCTTGTTAAGCTCTGTTGAATTGACGTCTTATCTTATTTCTCTTGTTGGAATACTTATCGTAAAATATATTGCGTTCCATCAGTCTTGTACTATTTCTACCGAAATTGGAACTCGCGTATCTATGAAGCTTAGACCAAAAATGTTGCGTTCTATGCTTTCTTTGAGCTCCTCTAAAAAGTGGTCTAAGGGATATTCTTCTATTTGCGTGAACGATGATGTTGAGTGGGTTCAACGTTGGTCTGGTTTACTTTTGCCGCAGATCATTGCTGCTTTTCCTATGCCTTTTGCGGTTAGTGTTGCAATGTTTTCAATAAACTCTTATGTTGCCACTATTTGCGTTTTTGCGTCAATTTTTTCTACTTTGGCACTTGTATCTGCTCTTGCAGATGTTCGCGTTTTGTGGCGCTGTTTATGCGTATTTTTAACGTATTTAATGACTGGTGTGGCAATTATTTCTACAGTTTGGCTTCTTTCTGTTAAATCTGTTGGTCTTCCTGCTGCAATGCTAACTTTGCCACTTCTTATGCTAAGCGTAGATCCAATACGTAGAGTTGCTAACTGTATGCATATTAAAAATCGGGCTGTTTTAGGTTTGAATAACATTAGTGACTTGTTTAAAAGTGTTGCTTCTAGTAAAGTTCATTCTTCTAATTTAGACTCTGTAGAATCTTCTGCTTCTGCAGATTCCATAGATTTCTCAGATAATAAAAAGTCGCTGAGCATCCCAGATGGAGCTAGTAATGTTTCTCTTCATGTGCGATGCAATTTCACTGAAAATAATAAACCTTTGCGCGCATCCTTTAATATTTCAAGTGGAAAATTGAATGTAATGCCAAAGGAATACTACGAATTATTTACTAATAATGTTTTGAATGGCGTAGTTTTTAGCGATAAATCAGATGTTGCGCTATCTTACAGCGATAGATATGGTTTTCCTGAAGTAGATGTTGAATCGCCTTTTGTAGTATCTGATTTTGGTGATATTTCTGGAAACTCAACTTATGTTTCACTAAATAATGCAAATCCTGGTGCTATTGCAGATCTTGTTACTATTGTTCGTTCAAATAGTCATCTGTTTTCAGCCACCTTGCGAGAGAATCTTCTCATGGCATCGTCTAATGCTACTACTACATCCATGTGGCAAGCATTGCGTACTGCTCATGTAGATGGTGTTGTTTATGCGGATTATAACGGATTAGATTTGCGCGTAGATAATATTCAGGTTGAAAATAAGCAAGACATTTTCCGACGAATTATTATGGCTCGTGCTCTTATTCGTAGAACTCCAGTGTATATTTTCGACTATTCTTCAAGCGATATTAGTTCTGATGAAGCTAAGAATTTATGTGATATTTTGCGTCATGTTGCTAAAAAAGCTACGATTCTTGTATTTTTGCCAGACGATAACTACGTTTCTAAAGCAGACAATTTGGTTCACGTTAGTGTATATCATAATTCGCATTACACTAGTTCTAGTGCTATTAGCTCTTATGCCGAAAATCTTGCAGATGGTAGCGTTGATAAAGCTAATAAAGTAGACGAATATGCTAAAAGTTTTGATAAAAACTCTAATAAGAATTTTAATAATGCAAAACACGAAGGCTTATTGAAAGATTTAGCTCATGAAAGTAAATCCACCATATCTTCGCTGAAAAAGGCATTTTTTGCGATTCTTTCAGCATTTTCTACAGCAATCAATATAGTTTGCGCAGTATTGATACCTGTTTGCACTTTTGCAGCAATGTTCGCTATCGCTAATCGCCCGCTTTTTGGACTTGCTATGCAAGAATACGTGCTTATCGTAAGCGTATGTGCATGTTTAAGATGCATAACATTAGTAACATCTTTTGCTGGTGTGGATCTTCATCATGCGCATTTGCACAAGGCAGGTTTAAGCATGAGTGTTGGAATGGTTTTGTCGATTATTCCAGCAATCGTCTTGTTATGTTACTTTGATATTCAAATTGCTATTTTTGCTGTTGTGATTTGTTCTCTAATAGTATTTATAATTCCAGGATTATTTAGACTTAGACTCCGCAGTTTTATTAAGAAAGTTCATTCAGAACAAAAGATGGTGGAGCTTGAAGTTGATGATGTAGAACTTGGTATTGATGAGGTTCTAGCTTTCCGACAGGGTGAGCATTGTGTTAAGCGTGTTGTTGATTCAATGCGTAAGCTTTCGCAACAGCGAGTGCGATTATCTCGTAAAGTGGGAAGAATGCAGGCAATTCTTATGTCTGTTGCTCTTATAGGTATTGCGAACACAATAATGCTTGTTTCTAACACTATTCACCCAATTGTCACTAAGAATCCACAATGGAATGTTGTTTACGCGGTTATGGCAATTATTGTGCTTATTAGCCTTATTCAACAAGTTTTAGACGTTGTTATTAGGCGTATCCCTTGGGTTGTAGACATAAATCATGCAGTACGATCGTAA
- a CDS encoding HNH endonuclease family protein: MQYDRNTHYSSNPISKRITSFIWLISLAILIGIVIGLVLPKINHDVGEITGEYVADGDAAALLNKLKVAKSHPSGYNRSVFGYRTTDVDKNGCDVREDVLARDLKQVRFKYSGSCKVASGLLHDPYTGLNINFVRGRKTSALVQIDHVVALENAWQSGAWKWSHAKRLKFGNDMLNLLAVQGAANQEKGSASAAYWLPSNKSFRCDYVARQIAVKYKYDLSVTSAEKRSMASILHGCSAQKLPNS; the protein is encoded by the coding sequence ATGCAGTACGATCGTAATACGCATTATTCAAGTAATCCTATATCCAAAAGAATAACCTCTTTTATATGGCTTATTTCTTTGGCTATTCTTATAGGCATTGTTATTGGGCTTGTTCTGCCAAAAATCAATCATGATGTTGGCGAAATTACTGGTGAATACGTTGCTGATGGAGATGCTGCTGCTCTTCTTAATAAGCTAAAAGTCGCTAAATCACACCCGTCTGGATACAACAGGAGTGTCTTTGGATACAGGACTACAGATGTTGATAAAAATGGCTGTGATGTTAGAGAAGATGTTCTTGCGCGCGATTTAAAACAGGTTCGTTTTAAGTATTCTGGTTCTTGCAAGGTGGCATCAGGGCTTTTGCACGATCCTTATACTGGCTTGAATATTAATTTTGTTCGAGGGAGAAAAACTAGTGCTCTTGTTCAAATCGACCATGTTGTAGCACTAGAAAACGCTTGGCAATCAGGAGCCTGGAAATGGAGTCATGCTAAGAGGCTTAAGTTTGGTAACGATATGCTTAATCTTCTTGCTGTTCAAGGAGCAGCGAACCAAGAAAAAGGATCTGCTTCTGCAGCTTATTGGCTGCCATCTAATAAATCCTTTAGATGCGATTATGTAGCTAGGCAGATTGCTGTTAAGTATAAGTACGATCTTAGCGTTACTAGTGCGGAAAAACGTAGCATGGCTTCAATTTTGCACGGTTGTTCTGCGCAGAAATTGCCTAATAGTTGA
- a CDS encoding DMT family transporter, with translation MDVGFVKNIQKIKPKKPNPAVDHSPRTMMIGIILTILGGALWGTNATVSKILMSQYRVSPLQIACVRQLAAGVLFVIVASIVNRKQLVGALSTKKSWPMLVVTGIVCVLLTQVAYLFTIDWTNSGTATVLQSLNLLFVLVYVCLRTRRMPTMRENIGVLLAFAGTALMATGGNFSSLSLPIMGLLWGLADAASTAALAIMPVKLIAKWGNLTVNGITFIIAGLIMMPFVKPWQTMPPLDLRAYLLFTFTIVGGTFGAYWMFLAGVMRVGSVRGTLLGASEPVMAAITAVVFTGAVFSWADFAGFALIFIMMILLR, from the coding sequence ATGGATGTTGGTTTTGTAAAGAATATCCAAAAAATAAAGCCTAAAAAGCCAAATCCTGCGGTGGATCATAGTCCGCGCACAATGATGATTGGCATAATCTTGACGATTCTTGGTGGCGCGCTTTGGGGCACAAACGCCACTGTTTCTAAGATTTTAATGTCGCAATATCGCGTGAGTCCGTTGCAGATCGCGTGCGTTCGTCAGCTGGCTGCAGGCGTGCTTTTTGTAATCGTTGCGTCAATAGTTAATCGCAAGCAACTCGTTGGCGCATTAAGCACAAAAAAATCATGGCCAATGCTAGTCGTAACAGGCATCGTGTGTGTGCTTTTAACGCAAGTTGCGTATCTTTTTACAATCGACTGGACTAACTCTGGCACGGCTACTGTTTTGCAAAGTTTGAATCTGCTTTTCGTGCTTGTTTACGTGTGTTTGCGCACTCGAAGGATGCCTACAATGCGCGAAAACATTGGTGTTTTGCTGGCATTTGCCGGAACTGCGCTTATGGCAACGGGAGGCAATTTTAGTTCGCTTTCGCTGCCGATAATGGGACTTTTGTGGGGATTGGCAGATGCTGCAAGTACGGCGGCGCTCGCGATTATGCCAGTTAAATTGATTGCAAAATGGGGAAATCTTACTGTAAACGGAATCACGTTTATCATTGCAGGTCTTATCATGATGCCATTTGTGAAGCCATGGCAAACAATGCCACCTTTGGATTTGCGCGCGTATTTGCTGTTTACTTTTACAATTGTTGGCGGAACTTTTGGCGCATATTGGATGTTTTTGGCTGGCGTTATGCGAGTTGGATCTGTGCGCGGAACGCTTTTGGGGGCGAGCGAACCTGTTATGGCTGCAATCACGGCTGTTGTGTTTACGGGAGCTGTGTTCTCGTGGGCTGATTTTGCAGGATTTGCGCTTATTTTTATTATGATGATTTTATTGAGGTGA
- a CDS encoding tRNA (cytidine(34)-2'-O)-methyltransferase translates to MQDAQNTDAQNPVNRVEQMYEYGYRKSNYGPDELVTDAHGNPISVMDAMLSAQDASTAQTQTPHLCFYSPRIPGNTGSAIRLCAVTGTILHLVEPLGFNLQDTKLRRAGLDYHDMAHVVMHPNFENLVESMPNSRIIAFTANATKLYTDIEYKPNDILLFGPEPGDIPDPMDIMAGPHVAEQVRLPMRPSLRSLNLTNCASIAIYEAWRQLGFEGGK, encoded by the coding sequence ATGCAAGATGCACAGAACACAGATGCACAAAATCCAGTCAATCGCGTAGAGCAGATGTATGAGTACGGCTATCGAAAGTCAAATTACGGCCCAGATGAGCTTGTAACAGACGCGCACGGAAATCCAATTAGCGTTATGGACGCCATGTTAAGTGCGCAAGACGCCAGCACTGCACAAACTCAGACACCACACTTATGCTTCTATTCGCCTAGAATCCCAGGAAACACAGGCTCTGCGATTCGACTTTGCGCAGTAACTGGTACGATTTTGCATCTTGTGGAGCCGCTTGGATTTAACCTTCAAGACACAAAGCTTCGTCGCGCAGGCCTTGATTATCACGATATGGCACATGTTGTTATGCATCCGAATTTTGAAAACCTTGTTGAGTCAATGCCAAATTCTCGCATAATTGCGTTTACGGCAAATGCTACAAAACTTTACACAGATATTGAGTATAAGCCGAACGATATTCTGCTTTTTGGACCAGAGCCAGGAGATATTCCAGACCCAATGGATATTATGGCTGGCCCGCATGTGGCGGAACAGGTTCGCCTGCCAATGCGTCCTTCGCTTAGAAGCCTAAATCTTACAAATTGCGCATCAATCGCCATTTATGAAGCGTGGCGTCAGCTCGGATTTGAAGGCGGAAAATAG
- a CDS encoding peptide ABC transporter permease yields the protein MVTMPVLKRKPKRKISAARCRMYIRRRIVVCVGLLVLLAFCIFCIISIFKGISAIGTAINKHSDVTISKQLVPDPRPVGIIKKCSAKDVRIELTSASQSVPMGGSVEFTARVVHEGDDSCRIDASDGRMVLTIGDSVSADKSDKSDKSDQSREKQEKQEKQQKIEPQWRSDVCEIPLKPLLMAKGDSYEKKIVWSTDATVGTPTGKDCLDDADLPKVSRGTYIAQIEHKDVAGLQSNPVVIAVR from the coding sequence ATGGTGACTATGCCTGTGTTAAAACGTAAACCAAAGCGAAAGATTAGTGCTGCGCGTTGCCGCATGTACATTCGTCGCAGAATCGTGGTTTGCGTAGGGCTGCTTGTTTTACTAGCGTTTTGTATCTTCTGCATAATTAGCATTTTTAAAGGCATATCTGCAATTGGAACTGCTATAAACAAACATTCAGACGTAACAATATCCAAACAACTAGTGCCAGACCCAAGACCTGTTGGAATTATAAAAAAATGTAGTGCAAAAGACGTCCGTATTGAATTAACCTCAGCATCGCAATCTGTACCGATGGGAGGAAGCGTAGAATTTACTGCTCGCGTAGTTCATGAAGGAGACGATTCCTGCAGAATAGATGCGTCGGATGGCAGAATGGTGTTGACAATTGGAGACAGCGTAAGTGCTGATAAGTCTGATAAGTCTGATAAGTCAGATCAATCTAGAGAAAAGCAGGAAAAGCAAGAAAAGCAGCAGAAAATAGAACCGCAGTGGAGATCGGATGTGTGTGAAATTCCACTCAAGCCTCTGTTAATGGCAAAAGGCGATTCGTACGAGAAAAAAATCGTATGGAGCACGGATGCTACAGTCGGAACGCCTACTGGTAAGGATTGCTTAGATGACGCCGACTTGCCTAAGGTTTCGCGTGGAACTTACATTGCGCAAATCGAGCATAAAGATGTGGCAGGATTACAAAGCAATCCCGTGGTTATTGCCGTTCGCTAG
- a CDS encoding ribonuclease HII: MAAVPSFNFEQDLLKSGFDWVIGLDEVGRGSLAGPVMVGAALFGADKINSGYFPDGLADSKLINAHKREGLLEPLENWCDAFAVGSCTNREIDEWGISYALGVAAIRAISDVQNSMRYKLENAHIAAILDGPFNYIGKVSGTFDAPSMDFPVKVHTLVKADQKCASVSAASVIAKVTRDSLMTSLSDDPKYKIYDWAHNKGYGSKSHRAAILEYGPSDLHRISWHLS, from the coding sequence TTGGCTGCTGTTCCGTCTTTTAACTTTGAGCAAGACCTTTTAAAAAGTGGCTTCGATTGGGTTATTGGATTAGATGAGGTTGGACGTGGTAGTTTAGCTGGTCCTGTTATGGTTGGTGCTGCGCTTTTTGGTGCCGATAAAATTAATTCTGGTTATTTTCCTGATGGATTAGCTGATTCCAAGCTTATTAACGCTCACAAGCGTGAAGGATTATTGGAGCCTCTTGAAAATTGGTGCGATGCTTTTGCTGTTGGTTCTTGTACAAATCGCGAGATTGACGAGTGGGGAATAAGTTATGCTCTTGGTGTTGCCGCGATTCGTGCAATTTCAGATGTGCAAAACAGTATGAGATATAAGCTTGAAAATGCTCATATTGCAGCGATTTTAGATGGACCATTTAATTATATTGGTAAGGTTTCTGGAACTTTTGATGCGCCTAGTATGGATTTTCCTGTTAAAGTTCACACTTTAGTTAAGGCTGATCAGAAGTGTGCTAGTGTTTCTGCAGCTTCTGTGATCGCAAAGGTGACTCGAGATTCTCTTATGACAAGCTTGTCTGATGATCCTAAATATAAAATTTATGATTGGGCACATAACAAGGGTTATGGTTCTAAATCGCATAGAGCTGCGATTCTAGAGTATGGTCCTAGTGATTTGCATCGTATTAGTTGGCATTTAAGCTAA